Proteins found in one Coffea eugenioides isolate CCC68of chromosome 5, Ceug_1.0, whole genome shotgun sequence genomic segment:
- the LOC113771599 gene encoding dirigent protein 22-like codes for MAKSLAIASLQILSLLSLASSGQSRALFTNLTVYVHEFRSGEGQSIFPVAGLSNVTWGFNQFGTVFVVDNTLTQSVSVKSALVGRLQGIAAVASLDNTNIELAETFLFTDGKYNGSTLEMKGILIQSMHVNEVAIVGGTKQFRHATGYITFETVRTTEDYITVRSNLHIRQDI; via the coding sequence ATGGCAAAGAGTTTAGCCATAGCATCCCTCCAAATTCTCAGCCTACTTTCACTAGCAAGCTCGGGACAATCAAGGGCATTGTTCACAAATTTGACGGTGTACGTTCATGAATTTCGAAGTGGAGAAGGTCAGAGTATTTTCCCAGTTGCAGGTCTCTCCAACGTAACTTGGGGCTTTAACCAATTTGGAACTGTTTTTGTCGTTGATAATACCTTGACACAAAGCGTTTCAGTCAAATCCGCACTAGTTGGTCGTTTACAGGGCATTGCTGCAGTAGCATCCCTTGATAACACCAACATAGAGCTTGCGGAAACGTTTCTGTTCACTGATGGAAAGTACAATGGCAGCACTCTGGAAATGAAAGGAATTCTTATACAGTCTATGCATGTCAATGAAGTTGCAATTGTGGGAGGAACCAAACAATTTCGGCATGCAACGGGGTATATTACCTTTGAGACGGTCCGCACAACAGAAGATTATATTACTGTAAGGTCGAACCTCCACATTAGACAGGACATATAG